A section of the Branchiostoma lanceolatum isolate klBraLanc5 chromosome 19, klBraLanc5.hap2, whole genome shotgun sequence genome encodes:
- the LOC136425581 gene encoding uncharacterized protein — protein MDGMRESPLDEASINLVDMESLPSLEKGAGSLDLVMGDQESNSATDEEIDVVSCEEQRLCLNFSTSDDAMETGGSDQSGDGRDSTEQTKPGSDDCNKNPAPLDYSKTSDLGKLGKNENQTVNNVRLSSENNAERHRPSNSVENHSDGNTDLERSSFNHSRTLNSFGPRGAGRNSFNRSVETREKTCKALDMVVRAKQERREEGQGVGRSNLGNSHELSREEREEITSRLQRENNNVYGQNHAFSPVGGPRERNVVEFRDLLYGASRHGERVSPGERESGVHASGIRVKMESSQNAAGRGFWQVAEERLDHPFHDVGEGEGAGDRPVVVKAEGGCSQEESTSSDSVTLSQRLEHAAEQWQTCALSEGSPRGGAAGETGHRSPVWETSDWGGEGEETWESWDVPFQTEGAQDSVRVLPVWASPNREENCARFAPLSPGSSASSDLDVVSIDDSGDSRPHENSITVGWRNNDLLSPIPNHEADVEADLSVDVLTPDPMLTSHPQRKTNDRTRSPEAIDLTSDDSEIEIVSEPRPHGRSSQRHRGEESKGHHHGNSDQNTPIVVDLTGSDEEAAASPRNPPTSHVRDRNFILGLSDVPASSSSHPHHREACANNTRGTTHRQHASPRPQVPGSSQRMPHFHYHTQLSYFSVGLSEDTWTPC, from the exons ATGGATGGAATGAGAGAGAGCCCTTTAGATGAAGCCAGTATAAACCTGGTGGATATGGAGAGTTTGCCCAGTCTGGAGAAAGGAGCCGGATCGCTCG ATTTAGTCATGGGTGaccaggaatcgaactcggCGACAGACGAAGAAATCGACGTTGTCTCCTGCGAAGAACAGCGATTATGTTTAAACTTCTCAACCTCGGACGATGCCATGGAAACGGGAGGCAGTGACCAATCAGGCGACGGCAGAGACTCTACGGAACAAACCAAGCCGGGATCGGACGACTGCAATAAAAACCCTGCTCCTCTCGACTACTCCAAAACAAGCGACTTGGGAAAGCTGGGTAAGAATGAGAACCAAACAGTCAACAACGTTCGCCTCTCGTCAGAAAACAATGCAGAGCGTCACAGACCCTCAAACTCTGTGGAGAATCATAGTGACGGCAATACTGACTTGGAAAGAAGCTCTTTCAACCATAGCAGGACTCTAAACAGCTTTGGCCCACGTGGTGCAGGGAGAAACAGCTTCAACAGAAGTGTAGAGACCAGAGAGAAAACTTGTAAGGCGTTGGACATGGTGGTACGAGCAAAACAAGAGAGAAGGGAGGAAGGGCAGGGGGTCGGGAGGTCAAATTTGGGGAACAGTCACGAGTTGAGCAGAGAAGAACGAGAAGAAATCACATCCAGGCTTCAGAGAGAAAACAACAATGTGTATGGACAGAACCACGCATTTAGTCCCGTAGGGGGACCACGGGAAAGGAACGTTGTCGAATTCCGGGATCTCTTGTACGGAGCGAGTCGTCACGGGGAGCGTGTTTCGCCAGGGGAACGGGAAAGCGGTGTGCACGCTTCCGGCATCAGGGTGAAAATGGAGTCCTCCCAGAATGCAGCGGGGCGAGGGTTCTGGCAGGTGGCAGAGGAGAGGCTGGACCATCCGTTTCATGACGTGGGGGAGGGAGAGGGGGCAGGGGACCGTCCAGTAGTGGTGAAGGCGGAGGGGGGCTGTTCCCAGGAAGAGTCAACCAGCAGTGATTCAGTCACTTTGTCTCAACG GTTAGAACATGCAGCCGAGCAGTGGCAGACGTGTGCGCTGTCGGAGGGCAGCCCTCGAGGCGGCGCCGCGGGGGAAACCGGCCATAGGAGCCCGGTCTGGGAGACGTCGgactggggaggggagggggaggagACCTGGGAGAGCTGGGACGTACCATTCCAGACCGAGGGGGCGCAGGATAGTGTGAGAGTGCTGCCTGTGTGGGCTTCTCCCAATAGGGAGGAAAACTGTGCCAG GTTTGCACCGTTAAGCCCCGGCTCCTCAGCCAGTTCAGACCTGGACGTTGTGAGCATCGATGACTCCGGTGACTCCCGACCCCACGAGAACAGCATCACTGTGGGGTGGCGCAACAACGACCTTCTCAGCCCCATTCCTAATCAT GAGGCAGATGTGGAGGCTGACCTCTCTGTGGATgtcctgacccctgaccccatGTTGACCTCTCACCCCCAGAGGAAGACCAACGACAGGACCCGGAGTCCAGAGGCCATTGACCTGACCTCGGATGACAGCGAGATCGAGATTGTCTCTGAGCCACGTCCTCAtggaag GAGTAGCCAAAGGCATAGAGGGGAAGAGAGCAAaggtcatcaccatggcaacagtgacCAGAACACGCCTATAGTTGTGGACCTGACTGGATCAGATGAAG AGGCAGCAGCCAGCCCCCGTAACCCCCCCACGTCTCACGTGCGGGACCGAAACTTTATCCTTGGTCTGAGTGACGTCCCAGCATCCTCCAGTTCACACCCCCACCACCGTGAGGCGTGCGCCAACAACACCCGCGGGACGACCCACCGACAGCACG catCACCACGGCCCCAAGTTCCCGGATCCTCTCAGCGAATGCCGCACTTCCACTACCACACCCAGCTTAGTTATTTTAGTGTAGGGCTTTCAGAAGACACGtggacgccctgctag
- the LOC136425490 gene encoding uncharacterized protein produces MPHFHHHSPRPIQPRVHRPSCQFQTSRPGCHTSPNPHAPTRPHVHSPSCLVHRRPFNNNGAGGHGHAFRHLPSCRFQSSPRLDPPPSEPCEQEGHDLTCDDPEACPQADTPCEDQPPCDTATDAHGNPHDRCSPAVGVRGQCSHRHAVCCSRLSCSRLQNPPPCRLHRHHCQCASKP; encoded by the exons ATGCCGCACTTCCACCACCACAGCCCGCGGCCGATCCAACCTCGCGTACATCGCCCGTCCTGCCAGTTCCAGACGTCCAGACCCGGGTGTCATACGTCCCCAAACCCTCACGCACCCACCCGGCCTCACGTGCACTCTCCATCGTGTTTGGTACACCGTAGACCGTTCAACAACAACGGCGCGGGAGGGCACGGCCATGCGTTCCGACACCTCCCGTCGTGTCGTTTCCAGAGTTCCCCGCGGCTTGACCCGCCGCCGTCAGAGCCCTGCGAGCAGGAAGGTCACGACCTGACCTGTGACGACCCGGAAGCGTGCCCACAGGCGGACACACCCTGTGAGGACCAACCACCCTGTGACACAG CCACGGATGCCCATGGGAACCCCCACGATCGCTGCTCGCCGGCGGTTGGTGTGCGTGGACAGTGCTCCCATCGCCACGCTGTGTGCTGCAGTCGCCTGTCGTGTTCGCGGCTCCAGAACCCGCCGCCATGCCGTCTGCATCGCCATCATTGCCAGTGTGCCAGTAAGCCATGA
- the LOC136425167 gene encoding E3 ubiquitin-protein ligase ARK2C-like: MEPVLVPFLGCQSRSHVHHHHHFLPRPVPAHSPHITPSPSLTSPSPPHPHPSPPQPVNLRTSSRNRDTPPPLSPPESPPSSISSFLNVSSASSSTAPSDSPPSLFSNPFHQTPPTYLPTDPQLSHSNPFCPPPPPPPLLPPHSGPPSGPTQTHPPGLTSYPTPPVPPPPPQSDSNPAAPPPGYAWVGHTPVPIMHQRLLAVQQRMQEQQRRRMTAHLQGRPGDRAAQQQAMQFHMQRQMEGRTWAEQPVPLDPTEPYMDGGPMTPQAEHRHVHQHWHHFHPSPPRMAPFNVPHVHVNYGPIPPPMMHLPPMPPMPTGMIGRPLHFMFGRPTFEDLMQLEQHLGQVNRGASQSTIERNTFPYKYQKHKAASEEEDAAGSAGDDDEKCTICLSQFTQGEDVRRLPCMHLFHIVCVDQWLTTNKKCPICRVDIETQGEFEKGQS; this comes from the exons ATGGAG CCTGTTCTTGTACCTTTCTTAGGTTGTCAGAGTCGTTCACacgtgcaccaccaccaccacttcCTTCCCCGCCCTGTCCCAGCACACTCCCCCCAcatcaccccctccccctctctcacatccccctcccctccacacccccacccctccccccctcaACCCGTCAACCTCCGAACCTCCTCACGGAATCGGGACACTCCCCCTCCCCTCTCACCTCCGGAGTCCCCCCCCTCCTCCATCTCCTCCTTCCTGAACGTGAGCAGTGCCTCGTCCTCCACCGCCCCCAGCGACTCACCCCCCTCGCTCTTCTCCAACCCCTTCCACCAAACCCCCCCTACGTACCTCCCCACCGACCCCCAGCTCTCTCACTCCAACcccttctgcccccctcccccaccacccCCTCTTCTACCCCCTCACTCTGGACCCCCGTCAGGACCAACCCAGACTCACCCCCCTGGTTTAACCTCCTACCCGACCCCCCCTGTGCCACCCCCGCCCCCTCAGAGTGACTCTAACCCGGCGGCCCCACCCCCTGGATACGCGTGGGTCGGACATACACCagttcccatcatgcatcagcGGCTTCTAGCAGTTCAACAG CGTATGCAGGAGCAGCAGCGTCGACGAATGACGGCCCACCTGCAGGGTCGCCCTGGCGACcgcgcggcgcagcagcaggcGATGCAGTTCCACATGCAGCGCCAGATGGAGGGACGGACCTGGGCAGAGCAACCCGTACCTCTGGACCCCAC GGAACCATATATGGACGGAGGCCCGATGACGCCACAGGCTGAACACAGACATGTACACCAGCACTGGCACCACTTCCACCCCTCCCCTCCGCGCATGGCACCTTTCAATGTGCCTCATGTACACGTCAACTACGGACCAATC CCTCCTCCCATGATGCACCTACCCCCCATGCCTCCCATGCCGACCGGGATGATTGGCAGGCCGCTCCACTTCATGTTTGGCCGCCCCACCTTCGAG GACCTTATGCAGTTAGAACAGCACCTAGGACAAGTCAACAGAGGGGCCTCGCAAAG CACAATCGAAAGAAACACATTTCCATACAAGTATCAGAAG CATAAAGCTGCctctgaagaagaagatgcCGCAGGTTCAGCtggagatgatgatgagaagtgTACTATATGTCTGTCTCAGTTCACACAGGGGGAAGACGTCAG GCGGTTACCCTGCATGCATCTGTTCCATATCGTCTGCGTCGACCAATGGCTAACGACGAACAAGAAATGTCCGATCTGTCGCGTGGATATCGAAACGCAGGGAGAGTTCGAAAAGGGGCAGAGCTAG